The Arachis ipaensis cultivar K30076 chromosome B05, Araip1.1, whole genome shotgun sequence nucleotide sequence agaaggagaaaagaatgtaatgtaaggaaagaaacacaagggtgaggagagcagagatgtgagatgaaaagaagtattagtagatgaataaataaatagaaggagatgagagagaaggagaattttcaaaaattatttttgaaaaagagttagtgattttcgaaaattgtttttgaaaaaggttagtaattttcgaaaattaaaatcaaaaaataaaataattagttaattaagaagaaattttgaaaaagagggaagatattttcgaaaattagagagacagagttagttaggtatttttggaaaagataagaaacaaacaaaaagttaattagttagttgaaacaaatttgaaaatcaattttaaaaagataaggagataggaagttagaaaagatattttaaaatcaaatttttgaaaaagatatgattttgaaaaatataagataaaaagttatttttgaaaagatatgattaaaattagttttgaaaaagatttgatttttaaaatcacaattaatgacttgattcacaagaaatcacaagatatgattctacaACTTAAAGTtcgaatctttcttaacaagtaagtaacaaacttgaaatttttgaatcaaaacattaattgatgatgttattttcgaaaattaggagataaagataagaaaaagatttttgaaaaatatttttataattttcgaaaataaataagaaaatgaaaaagatttgatttttgaaaaagattttgaaaaagataagatttttaaattgaaaatttgatttgactcataagaaacaactaaattttaaaaaattttgaaaaagtcaactcaaatttttgaatttatgagaagaaaaaggagaagatatttttttatttttgaatttttttatgatgagagagaaaaacataaaaatgatgcaatgcatgaaaattttggatcaaagcatgtgatgaatgcaagaacactatgaatgtcaagatgaacaccaagaacactttgaagatcatgatgaacatcaagaacatatttttgaaaaatttttaaagcaaagaaaacatgcaagacaccaaacttagaaatcttttatgcttagacactaagaattcaagaatgcatatgaaaaacaccatacaacacaaaaacaatgtaatatgaagatcaatcaagaaggtttatcaagaacaacttgaagatcatgatgaatgcaatgcatgaatgcaattttcgaaaaatgcaagattagtatgcaattgataccaaacttaaaaattgactcaagactcaaacaagaaacacaaaatattttttatttttatgattttatgatttttttggatttttcaaaaattatttgaaaaaaaaaaataaggattccaaaatttttaatatgaattccaagaatctttgtactcttattctaaagctccaatctgagggttagacatggcttaatagccagtcaagctttagcatgtattgatactttccatgtataaagcaactaagtgtgtgaggatcaacaagctcttgtgatgataagttgaaaccccagtccaaaagattagacatggcttacagccagtcaagattcaacaaatcatcatgaaacactagaattcattcttaaaaattctgaagaaaaaaatatatttttgaaaacatttattttaaaatttttttttcgacaacaaaggagaaatttttgaaaatttttttgaaaataagaagaaaattacccaatctaagcaacaagatgaaccgtcagttgtccaaactcgaacaatccccagcaacggcgccaaaaacttggtgcacaaaattgtgatctcaggcaacggcgccaaaaactttgtacgcacgtcttaataaatcgtttttcattcacaacttcgatacaactaaccagcaagtgcaNNNNNNNNNNNNNNNNNNNNNNNNNNNNNNNNNNNNNNNNNNNNNNagagctccacaccttaatctatggagtgtagaaactctaccgtttgaaaatacataagtgaaaggttcaggtatggccgaatggccaacccccatgatctaagaaccagacgtcccaagatgactaatacaatagtaaaaagtcctatttatactaaactagttactagggtttacagaagtaagtaattgatgcataaatccacttccggggcccacttggtgtgtgcttgggctgagcttgaagttcacacgtggagaggtcattcttggagttgaacgccagtttgtaacgtatttctggcgttcaactctggcttgtaacgtgtttctggcgtttaactccagacagcagcatagagctggcgttcaacgcccttttacgttgtctaaactcggccaaagtatgaactattatatattgctgaaaagccctggatgtctaccttccaacgcaattggaagcgtgccattttgagttctgtagctccagaaaattcactttgagtgcagggaggtcagaatgcaacagtatcagcagtccttcttcaacctctgaatctgatttttgctcaagtccctcaatttcagccagaaaatacctgaaatcacagaaaaatacacaaattcatagtaaagtccagaaatgtaaatttaacataaaactaatgaaaacatccctaaaagtaacttgattctactaaaaacatactaaaaacaatgccaaaaagcgtataaattatccgctcatcagccacgTGTTGCATTTTTAAACTGTTGAGTCagcgattcaagttataaatatgtTAAACGGGTAATTATAAAAgctggatatattaaaacacaagtaataatatatatgagttactaatataaatgacattagcaaCATAACAATAAAAGATATACGGTAAAACATTAACAAAGCTACGTTCCCCAAAAAATACCGATATTTTCTCATATCGGTAGATATTAAActtgctaataataataatattaactaaactttattttaatcaaagcaaataaaaaatattattattagtaataatAATTTTATCCTTTTTCGAAATATCttgttataataaaaattatatagaatcctaattaatttaaattctagttatcataaaattaattatgtaaaatatcttATTATAGAAAATTTATATAATAACCTTAATTTATCCAAAttcaaataaattataaaaataatttaattttttttttaattaataatttaaatttaataaaataagtcataattaaattaaattttaataatcataaattctatttaattacttttggtaaaatagttttcttaaaaataaaatctcaacaaatataataattcataaataacttaactatttaattttcaaaaacttagGATGTTATACGTGACATTTCCTGCTTTAACATTTTGTGTGTGAAcgcacaactagaaaatggattaatacagataGATTTACAAacggatttagtctttattacagacggatttttggttaccgacgaaattaccgacggattttttttccgtcggaaaattacagacggatttttaccagttaccgacggatttttcctctgtaaattttctatccatttcccaaaggcgacaaacttttcgacggattttccgtcggtaattacagacggattttctgtctataattacagacggatttttcgacagattttccgtttgtaattacagacggattttccgtcggtaattggcaacagatttttcgacagattttttgtctgtaatttaaaccttagaaaatcatctcacactctaaatacagacagaaaatccgtctataaatccgtcagtaaggtaaaatagaaatttttaaaattttttcattgcaaaataaatactttaggtttattttttaaattttctccATCAAACACactgtaaataaaaaaaaaggccaaaaatcatataaataaacataatattCATTACATGATACCTATAAAATTGGATGTTATTTTTCAACATTATTGGCCAATATCTCACTATCTCAATAAAAAGATACCCAAAAAAATAAGATGACCATCCTAATGTTACATGGATCTCTTTCATTAACTGATGTCACAAATTACACTTAATACTTAAAGATGGGATAATCTAAAATATTAATGAATAACCAAATTACATTGGCAGCGTCAAGCTCCATATTGATTATGAGCAAATGCTGTAGAGAATCCCACTAACAAATGCATCACCGGCCCCAGTTGTGTCAATGGGGTTAACTTTAACACCTGCCACCCAGCCTTTGAATTTCTGCGCACACAAACAATAATGAAACAAGTGCTTATGCCACTCACTCTCAAATGGACTTGGTAGTAAGCTTACCTTGGTGTAATATCTACAACCCTCTGAACCTTGTGTCACAATTAATAGCTTGAGATTAGGGTGAAAAAGCTTCTTtaatacatcatcatcatcatcgttagGATCATCACCCTCGGTCAAAAATGTAATCTCCTCTGCACATACATaagataataacaaaaaaaagaatgaaaaatgcTTATGGGTCACTTAGTTGTGTTTCTGTTGTTATTTTAGTTGATAAGTTTTCATCATATATTACAAAAGTAAGACTCTGCACatacataaaataataacaaaaaaaaagaatgaaaaatgcTTATGGGGCACTTAGTTGTGTTTCTGTTGTTATTTTAGTTGATAAGTTTTCATCATATATTACAAAAGTAAGACCCCTTTCTTTGTTTTGTTGAAAGCAAGAACCCCAATAATAGATacaaattgaaaatgaaaaaaaaaatcaaaagaagaacgaAATTGGTGAAATGCAAAGTGTTATATATCATAATACCTTTATGATATCATATTTGTCCCAATACACTCATTATGCCTTTCTAAGCAGCCTCAGCTGATGGCCATAGTGCCAATCTCAAATTTGGATCATATGAGAGAATACAAGGGAAGTCTTTCCAGCATTCTGGAGTCCTATCAGAGATAGCTCCATTTTCTGCTTGAAGAGTAGGCTGCAATCATATTCATAACAACATAGTAAGCTCAAGCATTTTAGATAAAGTGATCCACTATTAGAGTTCAAATTAGATGATGCATCATACTAAAATATGAATCAACTTAAACAGGTGAAAACAAAAGACATTGCAACAAATAACATGCGAATAAATGGACACTTTAAAACAAATTCAAAAGTGCTATGTAAGGATCAAAAGGATGATCACCAATGCTTTGTTAATTATAAAGTCTAGTGTCTTTGTTAATCCCTACCTGTATCTGTTAACAAACCTTTTTTCCCTAAGGAGTTCAATCATAAAATTCTCAATCTTTCCTACAAGGATAGATAATAATCTTACTTGTCTCAATATAATGATAAGGCTTCTGATATCCTTCAGTGACAGTGGCCTCTCCTGCTCATAAAATTCTTCATTATCAACTATCATAAGCATGTGCCTGGTACGAAAAAAAACTACTTAAGTATAcgcttaaataattaaaattagttagcACAGTGTTAAATATCAAACATTTTAAGAGGGGAAAAAAGGAGACAACAATGAGCAAGAGAATATAGTCTGTGAACCCATACAAGCATTTATTGAAGATGACCATGGTAAAAATGTCTTACTTGTAGACAGGGCCTAAATTTTATTGAAGATGACCATGGTAAGCATTCATACAAGCACTGATTCAATCAACAGAGTAGCAAACACCTAAATTTTAACTAGAGAAACTATTCCAATTTTTTAAATACTTTCTCACCTCTCCCTGGAATTAAGTTCATCACCTAAACATAAtctcaagataaaataaaaaatcattagCACCAAAATGACTGCCAACAAATAACAGCAGCTAATTGTTTCACAGCATCTGTGAAACCAAACAAAATGCAAGGAAAATTCTAAAGCCTCAACTATAGACTATAACCTTTATATGACATACTCGCTCTCTATTAGTCACAAATGTTCCACCTTTCTCAGGATTTTGTGCTGTCACCTGCACTCCATTCAGGAGAGAACCTATAAAGAGTGATATCTGGTTTCCTTTAAACTCCTTATATATCCAAAGCATCCCAATTATACTCAACATAATAAAAGTCATAAACAAATAAACTCTAAAAAGGGGAAAATGATGGAAAAAAAAGTTGTTCTCACCATTGTGCTAGAGCTTTCAAATCTTCGTGCAGTATCAATATATAAATGCCTTGATTGTGTACAACAATGAAGAGCAGAAGCAGCATAAACACAGATAATAATGATATACCTTGAAGGCGAAACCGGGAAAGGTTCACAACAGAATTACCATCCAAGAAAGCTGTTCTGTGGCGAGTGTCTTCAATTTCTGTGGCATGCAAGTATTATTAATTAGGTTAAACAGAAATGCATTTATCTTCATAAAAAAttaatgtatataaaaaaaatgtacCACCGAGATATGTGTGCAAAGATGGTTCAGCTAAGTGAACAACACCATCACCATCGTCATCCTCGAGGCGGTCTTCCTCTTCCAAATATTGACGAAGAAAGTAGGTGTAGTCTTGTTCCACCTCATCATCTTCCAACAAAAGGTCCTGATCCTCCAGATCCATGACTATTGTGCTAGAGTTTTGTGGGAGGGTAATTGAGCATAAATTTCTGTGTGTAGTTTGCAATTGGAGCTCACTGGTACGGGGTAACTGCATCGGTGTTAGATTTGAAGGGAAGAAAAAGTCGCTGAAGGAGGATTAGGGTTTGTCCTTGTAAAAGAGGGGAAGAGAAGGGACAGCACGGGAACAGCGATGATTCACAACGACGAGAGTAATAGAAGGCCCAAAGGTGTTGATGATGGAAGAATGTGGTGGATGAAGGCGCTGAGGAGAAAGGTTTGGAGTGTGAATGGAGAGGAAGATGACTGTGAAGTTCTTGTTTGGAGTGTGGAGCTCGAGAGGATAGAGGGAGAGTTGGATTTAACTCAATATTTCCgacagaaaattttaaattacagacggatttttcgtctgtaataatttaataaaacgcagcatttttgtctttttaattacagacggattttccatcTGTAACCATTTtccacgaaaaaaattaatttttccaacAGAATTATCGACAGATTTTCTTTTCCGTTTGTAATCTATGctaatctttttttttgttttccgaaaaaaaattcctctgaaattttctctgtatttccgtgggataaaatccgtcggaaacatacgtctgtaataactagttttctagtagtgacgGCGgtcgttttatttatcttttcttcacAAATTTCtagttatattattatttttcgaaTATTATTTATGCatttttggtgcacgaaattgtgatgtccaggctcgaacaatccctggtaatggctccaaagcttggtgctttgatcttaattcataattgtcatgaggtttcggccaagaggagtgtagaggggtgtgttgtgtgaatttgatgaagaatggaggtctttatatagggaagggggggtaaagtttcggccatatgggtgggtttgggttggaaattggttttgaattttgatggtaggtggagtttatgaggtaggtttatggggaagaggaggtggatgtgagtggtgaaggtttagtggggaagagagattgaggtgattggtgaggggtttttagggaagagtgtttgtggggttgtgtgaaagagagtggtgagaagaagtgagtggaggtaggtggggatcctgtggggtccacagatcctgagtggatcctgtggggtccacagatcctaaggtgtcaaggcatttacatccctgcaccattaggcatgtaaaaatgcctttgtacccaactctgggcgttcagcgccaggttggtggtcattttgggcgttcaacgcccatctgtgtgccatttctggcgttgaacgccagaaccatgcctgttctggcgttcagcgcccagaagctgcccattttgggcgttcagcgccagaaccatgctttgttctggcgctgaacgccagacagatgctcctctagggtgtaatttttcttctgctgtttttgattccgttttcaatttttgccaagcttcagcaggtgatcatggatcagcagcaggtggatgagcaacaactaatttgctcttgataacaaattgcaagcctcagtccaaatgaatttagacatggctttacagccagccaggcttcacatgcttcaagaaacactagaattcattcttaaaaattttgaataaatttttgaaaacatttttatttttttttcgaaaacaaaagagaaatttttttgaaaatatttttgaaagatttttgaaaagaaaacgaaaagaaagttacccaatctgagcaacaagatgaaccgtcagttgtccaaacacgaacaatcccccgcaacggcgccaaaaacttggtgctgttgccggatcaaaagggaatctggcactgatgtcaaaagcttgccgaaaactcaaacaatctccggcaacggcgccaaaaacttggtgcacgaaattgtgatgtccaggctcgaacaatccctggtaatggctccaaagcttggtgctttgatcttaattcataattgtcacaacttcgatacaactaaccagcaagtgcactgggtcgtccaagtaataccttacgtgagtaagggtcgaatcccacggagattgttggtatgaagcaagctatggtcaccttgcaaatctcagtcaggcggatttaaacatgatattttattagattcaaataaacaataaaagggatagagatacttatgtagattcattggcagggattttagataagcgaatggagatgcttttcgttcctctgaacctctgctttcctgctatcttcatccaatcagtcttactcctttccatggctactttcggtcatctcacgggaaaatgatccaatgccctgtcacggcacagctaatcgtctggaggcatcacccttgccaatgNNNNNNNNNNNNNNNNNNNNNNNNNNNNNNNNNNNNNNNNNNNNNNNNNNNNNNNNNNNNNNNNNNNNNNNNNNNNNNNNNNNNNNNNNNNNNNNNNNNNNNNNNNNNNNNNNNNNNNNNNNNNNNNNNNNNNNNNNNNNNNNNNNNNNNNNNNNNNNNNNNNNNNNNNNNNNNNNNNNNNNNNNNNNNNNNNNNNNNNNNNNNNNNNNNNNNNNNNNNNNNNNNNNNNNNNNNNNNNNNNNNNNNNNNNNNNNNNNNNNNNNNNNNNNNNNNNNNNNNNNNNNNNNNNNNNNNNNNNNNNNNNNNNNNNNNNNNNNNNNNNNNNNNNNNNNNNNNNNNNNNNNNNNNNNNNNNNNNNNNNNNNNNNNNNNNNNNNNNNNNNNNNNNNNNNNNNNNNNNNNNNNNNNNNNNNNNNNNNNNNNNNNNNNNNNNNNNNNNNNNNNNNNNNNNNNNNNNNNNNNNNNNNNNNNNNNNNNNNNNNNNNNNNNNNNNNNNNNNNNNNNNNNNNNNNNNNNNNNNNNNNNNNNNNNNNNNNNNNNNNNNNNNNNNNNNNNNNNNNNNNNNNNNNNNNNNNNNNNNNNNNNNNNNNNNNNNNNNNNNNNNNNNNNNNNNNNNNNNNNNNNNNNNNNNNNNNNNNNNNNNNNNNNNNNNNNNNNNNNNNNNNNNNNNNNNNNNNNNNNNNNNNNNNNNNNNNNNNNNNNNNNNNNNNNNNNNNNNNNNNNNNNNNNNNNNNNNNNNNNNNNNNNNNNNNNNNNNNNNNNNNNNNNNNNNNNNNNNNNNNNNNNNNNNNNNNNNNNNNNNNNNNNNNNNNNNNNNNNNNNNNNNNNNNNNNNNNNNNNNNNNNNNNNNNNNNNNNNNNNNNNNNNNNNNNNNNNNNNNNNNNNNNNNNNNNNNNNNNNNNNNNNNNNNNNNNNNNNNNNNNNNNNNNNNNNNNNNNNNNNNNNNNNNNNNNNNNNNNNNNNNNNNNNNNNNNNNNNNNNNNNNNNNNNNNNNNNNNNNNNNNNNNNNNNNNNNNNNNNNNNNNNNNNNNNNNNNNNNNNNNNNNNNNNNNNNNNNNNNNNNNNNNNNNNNNNNNNNNNNNNNNNNNNNNNNNNNNNNNNNNNNNNNNNNNNNNNNNNNNNNNNNNNNNNNNNNNNNNNNNNNNNNNNNNNNNNNNNNNNNNNNNNNNNNNNNNNNNNNNNNNNNNNNNNNNNNNNNNNNNNNNNNNNNNNNNNNNNNNNNNNNNNNNNNNNNNNNNNNNNNNNNNNNNNNNNNNNNNNNNNNNNNNNNNNNNNNNNNNNNNNNNNNNNNNNNNNNNNNNNNNNNNNNNNNNNNNNNNNNNNNNNNNNNNNNNNNNNNNNNNNNNNNNNNNNNNNNNNNNNNNNNNNNNNNNNNNNNNNNNNNNNNNNNNNNNNNNNNNNNNNNNNNNNNNNNNNNNNNNNNNNNNNNNNNNNNNNNNNNNNNNNNNNNNNNNNNNNNNNNNNNNNNNNNNNNNNNNNNNNNNNNNNNNNNNNNNNNNNNNNNNNNNNNNNNNNNNNNNNNNNNNNNNNNNNNNNNNNNNNNNNNNNNNNNNNNNNNNNNNNNNNNNNNNNNNNNNNNNNNNNNNNNNNNNNNNNNNNNNNNNNNNNNNNNNNNNNNNNNNNNNNNNNNNNNNNNNNNNNNNNNNNNNNNNNNNNNNNNNNNNNNNNNNNNNNNNNNNNNNNNNNNNNNNNNNNNNNNNNNNNNNNNNNNNNNNNNNNNNNNNNNNNNNNNNNNNNNNNNNNNNNNNNNNNNNNNNNNNNNNNNNNNNNNNNNNNNNNNNNNNNNNNNNNNNNNNNNNNNNNNNNNNNNNNNNNNNNNNNNNNNNNNNNNNNNNNNNNNNNNNNNNNNNNNNNNNNNNNNNNNNNNNNNNNNNNNNNNNNNNNNNNNNNNNNNNNNNNNNNNNNNNNNNNNNNNNNNNNNNNNNNNNNNNNNNNNNNNNNNNNNNNNNNNNNNNNNNNNNNNNNNNNNNNNNNNNNNNNNNNNNNNNNNNNNNNNNNNNNNNNNNNNNNNNNNNNNNNNNNNNNNNNNNNNNNNNNNNNNNNNNNNNNNNNNNNNNNNNNNNNNNNNNNNNNNNNNNNNNNNNNNNNNNNNNNNNNNNNNNNNNNNNNNNNNNNNNNNNNNNNNNNNNNNNNNNNNNNNNNNNNNNNNNNNNNNNNNNNNNNNNNNNNNNNNNNNNNNNNNNNNNNNNNNNNNNNNNNNNNNNN carries:
- the LOC110272244 gene encoding uncharacterized protein LOC110272244 isoform X4; this translates as MQLPRTSELQLQTTHRNLCSITLPQNSSTIVMDLEDQDLLLEDDEVEQDYTYFLRQYLEEEDRLEDDDGDGVVHLAEPSLHTYLGEIEDTRHRTAFLDGNSVVNLSRFRLQGSLLNGVQVTAQNPEKGGTFVTNRERVCHIKVIVYS
- the LOC110272244 gene encoding uncharacterized protein LOC110272244 isoform X1, which codes for MQLPRTSELQLQTTHRNLCSITLPQNSSTIVMDLEDQDLLLEDDEVEQDYTYFLRQYLEEEDRLEDDDGDGVVHLAEPSLHTYLGEIEDTRHRTAFLDGNSVVNLSRFRLQGISLLSVFMLLLLFIVVHNQGIYILILHEDLKALAQWFSPEWSAGDSTKS
- the LOC110272244 gene encoding uncharacterized protein LOC110272244 isoform X2; protein product: MQLPRTSELQLQTTHRNLCSITLPQNSSTIVMDLEDQDLLLEDDEVEQDYTYFLRQYLEEEDRLEDDDGDGVVHLAEPSLHTYLEIEDTRHRTAFLDGNSVVNLSRFRLQGISLLSVFMLLLLFIVVHNQGIYILILHEDLKALAQWFSPEWSAGDSTKS
- the LOC110272244 gene encoding uncharacterized protein LOC110272244 isoform X5 yields the protein MQLPRTSELQLQTTHRNLCSITLPQNSSTIVMDLEDQDLLLEDDEVEQDYTYFLRQYLEEEDRLEDDDGDGVVHLAEPSLHTYLGEIEDTRHRTAFLDGNSVVNLSRFRLQGDSTKS
- the LOC110272244 gene encoding uncharacterized protein LOC110272244 isoform X3 is translated as MQLPRTSELQLQTTHRNLCSITLPQNSSTIVMDLEDQDLLLEDDEVEQDYTYFLRQYLEEEDRLEDDDGDGVVHLAEPSLHTYLGEIEDTRHRTAFLDGNSVVNLSRFRLQGISLLSVFMLLLLFIVVHNQGIYILILHEDLKALAQW